In the genome of Deinococcus aerophilus, one region contains:
- a CDS encoding diaminopropionate ammonia-lyase, which produces MTASETSHVYLHPHAQTFAPHTRPEVLDFHRRLPGYAPTPLVSAPHLAAALGVGEVWVKDESHRLELPAYKILGASWATYRELETLFGPFEPWTTLDGLAAQLRPHLPLVLVAATDGNHGRAVARVAGWLGLQAHILVPQDMVEARQRAIVGEGARLQIIHGSYDEAVMAAAERADGRHVVISDTAWDGYTRVPGWVVEGYSTIFLEIDAQLAARHAPPPDVVAVQMGVGSLAAAVVRHYRAADMPTRVVGVEPLHADCVLRSLQAGQPVETPGPHPSIMAGLNCGTVSPLAWPLLRDGLNASVAIPDARAEDAMRMLAADGVVSGESGAAGAGGLIALLTGPDARRHRDALDLTPHSRVLIVSTEGATDPQAYARILG; this is translated from the coding sequence ATGACCGCCTCTGAAACCTCCCACGTCTATCTTCATCCCCACGCCCAGACCTTTGCCCCGCACACCCGGCCGGAAGTGCTGGATTTTCACCGCAGACTGCCGGGCTACGCGCCCACACCGCTCGTTTCTGCCCCGCATCTGGCGGCGGCGCTGGGCGTCGGCGAGGTGTGGGTCAAGGACGAGTCTCACCGTCTGGAGCTGCCTGCCTACAAGATTCTGGGGGCGTCGTGGGCCACCTACCGGGAGCTGGAAACCCTCTTCGGACCGTTTGAACCCTGGACGACCCTGGACGGTCTGGCGGCCCAGCTGCGCCCACACCTGCCGCTGGTTCTGGTGGCCGCGACAGACGGCAACCACGGCCGCGCCGTGGCGCGCGTGGCCGGCTGGCTGGGGCTGCAGGCCCATATTCTGGTGCCGCAGGACATGGTGGAGGCCCGGCAGAGGGCGATTGTGGGCGAGGGAGCGAGGTTGCAGATCATCCACGGCTCCTATGACGAGGCGGTGATGGCCGCCGCCGAGCGGGCAGATGGGCGGCACGTGGTGATCAGTGACACGGCCTGGGACGGCTACACCCGTGTGCCCGGCTGGGTGGTGGAGGGATACAGCACCATCTTCCTGGAAATCGACGCGCAGCTGGCCGCCCGGCACGCCCCGCCGCCGGATGTGGTGGCCGTGCAGATGGGCGTCGGATCGTTGGCCGCCGCCGTGGTGCGCCATTACCGCGCCGCTGACATGCCGACACGTGTGGTGGGCGTCGAGCCTCTGCACGCCGACTGCGTGTTGCGTTCGTTGCAGGCGGGCCAGCCCGTCGAGACGCCGGGGCCGCATCCCTCGATCATGGCCGGCCTCAACTGCGGCACGGTTTCACCGCTGGCCTGGCCGCTGCTGCGGGATGGCCTGAACGCCTCGGTTGCCATTCCCGACGCCCGCGCCGAAGACGCCATGCGGATGCTGGCCGCCGACGGCGTGGTGTCCGGCGAGAGCGGCGCGGCGGGTGCGGGCGGCCTGATTGCACTCCTCACCGGACCGGACGCCCGGCGACACCGGGACGCACTGGACCTGACCCCCCACAGCCGTGTCCTGATCGTCTCCACCGAGGGAGCGACCGACCCGCAGGCCTACGCGCGAATCCTGGGGTGA